A genomic stretch from Flavobacterium humidisoli includes:
- a CDS encoding ferritin, translating into MKDLLRTRTSLTEGVENILNLQAKLESDASNKYLAMASWLDRNGFAHTAEYLYKQAEEEREHFLKIFKFITDMGGIAITPSVPEVQQEFASFKEVFEIALQNEIAVTQAINKVIAKCRAENDYATEDFMMWYVAEQREEEKNARRALELFELINGNEADGKFQLDLQISKIG; encoded by the coding sequence ATGAAAGATTTACTAAGAACACGCACTTCATTAACTGAAGGTGTAGAAAATATATTGAATTTACAAGCAAAATTAGAAAGCGACGCTTCAAACAAATATTTAGCTATGGCTTCATGGTTGGATAGAAACGGTTTTGCACATACAGCGGAGTATTTGTATAAGCAAGCCGAAGAAGAAAGAGAGCATTTCTTGAAAATTTTCAAATTCATTACAGATATGGGAGGGATTGCAATTACGCCATCTGTTCCAGAGGTACAGCAAGAATTTGCTTCTTTTAAAGAAGTATTCGAAATTGCTTTGCAAAACGAAATTGCAGTTACTCAGGCGATCAATAAAGTAATCGCAAAATGTAGAGCTGAAAATGACTACGCTACAGAAGATTTCATGATGTGGTATGTAGCTGAGCAAAGAGAAGAAGAGAAAAACGCAAGAAGAGCATTAGAACTTTTCGAACTAATTAACGGAAACGAAGCTGACGGTAAATTCCAATTAGACCTTCAGATTTCTAAAATCGGATAA
- a CDS encoding aminopeptidase P family protein, producing the protein MKYHQINSALFVKNRRKFMAEMKPNSVAVFNSNDIYPVSADSTLPFAQHRDIFYLSGVDQEESVLLLFPDAPYESQREILFLRETNDHIAVWEGEKLTKERAFQVSGIRTVYWLQDFHKVLNEMMTYADTMYINTNEHYRASVETETREARFVKWWKERYPAHNVAKSNPILQRLRSVKESEEIDLIQHACDITEKGFRRLLGFVKPNVTEYEIEAELAHEFIRNRSKGFAYTPIIASGNNANVLHYIENNQQCKEGDLILLDVAAEYANYSSDMTRTIPVSGRFTDRQKAVYNAVLKVKNEATKMLTPGTLWKQYHVEVGKIMTSELLGLGLIDKADVQNENPEWPAYKKYFMHGTSHHLGLDTHDYGLLHEPMKANMVFTVEPGIYIPAEKFGIRLEDNVVVQEKGEPFNLMRNIPLEVDEIETLMNA; encoded by the coding sequence ATGAAATATCATCAAATAAACAGCGCTCTTTTTGTAAAAAACCGCAGAAAGTTCATGGCTGAAATGAAACCTAATTCTGTTGCAGTATTCAACTCAAACGACATTTACCCAGTTAGTGCCGATAGTACTTTACCTTTTGCTCAACACAGAGATATTTTTTATCTGAGCGGTGTAGATCAAGAAGAAAGCGTTTTGCTTTTGTTTCCAGATGCGCCTTATGAAAGTCAGAGAGAAATTCTTTTCTTGAGAGAAACCAACGATCATATCGCCGTTTGGGAAGGTGAAAAATTGACTAAAGAACGTGCTTTTCAGGTTTCAGGAATTAGAACGGTTTATTGGTTACAGGATTTTCATAAAGTTTTGAACGAAATGATGACGTATGCTGATACGATGTACATTAATACAAACGAACATTACCGCGCTAGTGTTGAAACAGAAACTCGTGAAGCTCGTTTTGTAAAATGGTGGAAAGAGCGTTATCCTGCACACAATGTGGCAAAAAGTAACCCAATTTTACAAAGATTGCGTTCTGTAAAAGAAAGCGAAGAAATCGATTTGATTCAGCACGCTTGTGATATCACAGAAAAAGGTTTCCGCAGATTATTAGGATTCGTAAAACCAAATGTTACGGAATATGAAATTGAAGCCGAATTGGCGCACGAATTCATCCGTAACCGTTCTAAAGGTTTTGCTTATACTCCAATTATCGCTTCTGGAAACAATGCAAATGTTTTACACTACATCGAAAACAATCAACAATGTAAAGAAGGAGACTTGATTTTATTAGACGTTGCTGCTGAATATGCTAATTATTCTAGCGACATGACGAGAACAATTCCGGTTTCGGGTCGTTTTACAGATCGTCAGAAAGCAGTTTACAATGCGGTTTTAAAAGTAAAAAATGAAGCTACTAAAATGCTTACGCCAGGAACACTTTGGAAACAATATCATGTTGAAGTAGGTAAAATCATGACTTCTGAATTATTAGGTTTAGGATTAATTGACAAAGCTGATGTACAGAACGAAAATCCAGAATGGCCTGCTTACAAAAAATATTTCATGCACGGAACGTCTCACCATTTAGGACTTGACACGCACGATTACGGATTGCTTCACGAACCAATGAAAGCGAATATGGTTTTCACGGTTGAGCCAGGGATTTACATTCCAGCAGAAAAATTCGGAATTCGTTTGGAGGATAACGTTGTGGTTCAGGAAAAAGGAGAACCTTTTAACTTAATGCGCAACATTCCGCTTGAAGTAGATGAGATTGAAACTTTGATGAATGCATAA